One window of Pseudomonas urmiensis genomic DNA carries:
- a CDS encoding OprD family porin, which produces MLKTRISLVALAMIAATQAQANEQAESKGFIEDSHANVLLRNAFINRDKKHGTNDQSQWGQAFIANFSSGFTQGTVGVGVDAFGLYAVRLDGGKGRNQGGGVDFFKRSDPTFDGEKTNAPHNLARAGAAVKFRISNTVLKYGDQMPALPVLQYDDARLLPESFTGTLITSKEIEGLELNAGRFTQEARKSAERRDGGGLKSINVLGGSYKVTDNFTASLYTADNEDVMKKHYLGLNYVFPIAADQSLTLDFNGYKSDIDNKYVRAAKLNGDSNTIWSLAATYAYGPHSFTLAHQRSTGSTGYNYGWYQNDGGVGDGGSTIYLANSYWSDFNAEDERSWQLGYGLDFGAFGVPGLTYKVAYVVGDNINTRKVGAPQGYGEGKEREIFNQLRYVVQDGPAKDLSIKLRSSFVRTNNAVQQNGYNDDGNEVRVFVEYPISIF; this is translated from the coding sequence ATGTTGAAAACCAGGATCAGCCTGGTCGCGTTGGCGATGATCGCCGCGACCCAGGCTCAGGCCAACGAGCAGGCCGAAAGCAAGGGCTTCATTGAAGACAGCCACGCAAACGTTCTCCTGCGTAACGCTTTCATCAATCGTGACAAGAAACACGGCACCAACGATCAGTCCCAATGGGGCCAAGCGTTCATCGCCAACTTCTCCTCCGGCTTCACCCAAGGCACCGTCGGTGTAGGCGTTGACGCCTTCGGCCTGTACGCCGTGCGTCTGGACGGTGGTAAAGGTCGCAACCAGGGTGGCGGCGTCGACTTCTTCAAGCGCTCCGACCCCACCTTCGATGGCGAGAAAACCAACGCGCCGCACAACCTGGCCCGCGCTGGCGCGGCCGTGAAGTTCCGCATCTCCAACACTGTGCTCAAGTACGGTGACCAGATGCCAGCCCTACCGGTTCTGCAATACGACGATGCCCGTCTGCTGCCAGAAAGCTTCACCGGTACCCTGATCACCTCCAAGGAGATCGAAGGCCTGGAGCTGAACGCCGGTCGCTTCACCCAGGAAGCGCGCAAGAGCGCCGAGCGCCGTGACGGCGGCGGCCTCAAGTCGATCAACGTGCTCGGTGGTAGCTACAAAGTTACCGACAACTTCACCGCTTCGCTGTACACCGCAGACAACGAAGACGTGATGAAGAAGCACTACCTGGGCTTGAACTACGTCTTCCCGATTGCCGCTGACCAGTCGCTGACCCTGGACTTCAACGGCTACAAGTCGGACATCGACAACAAGTACGTGCGCGCCGCCAAGCTCAATGGCGACTCCAACACCATCTGGAGCCTGGCTGCTACCTACGCCTACGGTCCGCACTCGTTCACCCTGGCGCACCAGCGCAGCACCGGCAGCACCGGCTACAACTACGGCTGGTACCAGAACGATGGCGGCGTGGGTGACGGTGGTTCGACCATCTACCTGGCCAACTCCTACTGGTCTGACTTCAACGCTGAAGACGAGCGTTCCTGGCAGCTGGGCTATGGCCTGGACTTCGGCGCCTTCGGCGTACCGGGCCTGACCTACAAGGTTGCCTACGTTGTTGGTGACAACATCAACACCCGTAAAGTCGGTGCCCCACAAGGCTACGGCGAGGGTAAAGAGCGCGAGATCTTCAACCAGCTCCGTTACGTCGTTCAAGACGGCCCGGCCAAGGACCTGTCGATCAAGCTGCGTAGCTCGTTCGTGCGTACCAACAACGCCGTTCAGCAAAACGGCTACAACGACGACGGCAACGAAGTCCGCGTATTCGTCGAGTACCCGATCAGCATCTTCTGA
- a CDS encoding RHS repeat-associated core domain-containing protein yields MSDALWAAREGDALLHTSMMADIVGGVLEVAATVAIGALATAAVAAALGITVATGGLGCFVLGAVVGLVVGVAMAATGADTGLSRLCEGIGNFLFPPSVQATIASGSPDTKTNGKPAARAAGVVIAPPAPLEGGAEGADEPEETFLDMAKGFFSQMWRPTVASPAANTQEANDDKVVCSKHPPMPPQYLAEGSSKVLINGHPAARSGDRSTCEAVIVDGGLVSNNVRIGGEPIVVREIRSGKTPGIGLAITALMLLRGRGGKFYSRFGCMLIGGVSSYVSGQVTSALTSAIVGSPNPVHAPTGAKLLNGEEDLDFNLPGPIPLPWQRYYNSRDERRDGLFGPGWSVAYEVFVEFKRDAGTERLLFTDEQARVIDMGQIPKGDAVFSASEGLSVRHALNGELLIESLQGVYRLFEPTPGNPDRLRLSQLGDRNDNRLYLEYDDLGRLARLRDSSGQIEIHLRYCSQWPQRLLAVDRHYPQANQPQPSRETLVSYRYDANGNLAQVEDALARPTRQFGYDGGARLTLHQTYDGLQCCYEWASFDDGWRVVRHWTNEGDEYRFEYDLGAGITRITDGLQRVSTRRWNPQYQVTSFTNALGDTWHFEWNDERQLLGAQAPDGGQWQYFYDESGNLAESIDPLGRSESFQWLEHWALPRARTDRAGNRWQYRYDPRGNRTRETDPLGQVTRYRYDAHGQVVEIIDAAGKHKQLHWNPLGQLKRYTDCSAATTRFDYDHRGHLQVVTNALGECTTYERDIRGYLTAIVQPDGRREHFEHDALGRLVRYSDTGGQTSLYSFNRQGKAWKSIDPLGHQVEYRYDPYGRLSALSNANGEHYRFSWDPLDRLIDQQELDGGGRRYRYDATDNLIALEFYPSPAFAEATPAAIVHQYTRDAAGRMVGKTTDDGFTEYRYDALDQLLEVLGTDRDGNTQRVAFAYDALGQNTEEHTAGGVLRRVYDELGNPLQTQLPDGRWLNRHFYGNGHLHHINLDGLLLCDFERDRLHRETLRVQGRLATQSEYDRSGRLHRRQSRQLDQAAQLLAPFQDSYQWSLADDLAGHFSQQPGQQHQQWLRHDAAGRIIARQDAHDGTHEAFTYDAAANLIDPAQAPAKPVRHNRLSHYQDKRYRYDAFGRLLEKRSRRWGTQHFHYDAEHRLIRVDSHQAGRERVLRMRYDPLGRRLEKTEYDGQGQLLNQTCFTWEGQRLLSERRNGRASVYVYANDGFEPLARIDGQGQTQQVCHFHNDVNGLPNKLTDDQGQLLWQASYQVWGNTLREEREARFIDEQNLRFQGQYLDRETGLHYNLHRYYDPDIGRFTQPDPIGLYGGLNLYAYGPNPFTWIDPLGLDGIFTRTVFEAPSGNVHTVYQQEIDWDLKVNTRNGVKTNRQLVLEEQRSPMIVKNGKYEVVHLHHSKQNGIGSLFELSADTHNRFQKSKALHPHLPNAHPHNPVNRSAFDIDREAYWKQRATASIKGGGKPNRCGA; encoded by the coding sequence ATGTCTGACGCTCTGTGGGCGGCACGCGAAGGCGATGCCCTGTTGCACACCTCGATGATGGCCGACATCGTCGGCGGTGTGCTGGAAGTTGCTGCCACTGTGGCCATTGGCGCCCTGGCGACGGCAGCCGTCGCTGCGGCCCTGGGCATCACCGTAGCCACTGGCGGGCTGGGCTGCTTCGTGCTCGGCGCAGTGGTGGGCCTGGTGGTGGGCGTGGCCATGGCGGCGACTGGCGCCGACACTGGGCTCAGTCGATTATGTGAGGGTATCGGCAATTTTTTGTTTCCGCCCTCGGTGCAGGCGACCATCGCTTCAGGCTCCCCCGACACCAAGACCAACGGTAAACCGGCAGCCCGCGCAGCAGGTGTAGTTATCGCGCCCCCCGCGCCACTGGAAGGCGGCGCAGAGGGTGCCGATGAGCCTGAGGAAACCTTCCTGGACATGGCCAAGGGGTTCTTCTCGCAGATGTGGCGCCCCACCGTCGCCAGCCCCGCCGCCAACACCCAGGAAGCCAACGACGACAAGGTCGTGTGCAGCAAGCACCCGCCGATGCCGCCACAGTACCTTGCCGAAGGTTCGAGCAAGGTCTTGATCAACGGCCATCCGGCTGCGCGCAGTGGCGACCGCAGCACCTGTGAAGCGGTGATCGTCGACGGTGGGCTGGTGTCGAACAATGTGCGCATCGGCGGCGAGCCTATCGTGGTCCGCGAGATACGCAGCGGCAAGACGCCTGGGATCGGCCTGGCGATCACTGCCTTGATGCTTTTGCGCGGGCGCGGTGGCAAGTTCTACAGCCGGTTTGGCTGCATGCTGATCGGTGGCGTGAGCAGCTATGTCAGCGGCCAGGTCACCAGCGCCCTCACCTCTGCCATCGTCGGCTCGCCGAATCCGGTTCACGCGCCCACTGGCGCCAAGCTGCTCAACGGCGAAGAGGACCTGGACTTCAACCTGCCAGGCCCGATCCCGCTGCCCTGGCAGCGCTACTACAACAGCCGCGATGAACGCCGCGACGGGCTGTTTGGCCCCGGCTGGAGCGTGGCTTACGAAGTCTTCGTCGAGTTCAAGCGTGACGCGGGCACAGAACGCCTGCTGTTCACCGATGAGCAAGCCAGAGTCATCGACATGGGGCAGATCCCCAAGGGCGATGCGGTATTCAGTGCCAGTGAAGGCTTGAGCGTGCGTCACGCCCTCAATGGCGAACTGCTGATCGAAAGCCTGCAAGGGGTTTACCGGCTGTTCGAGCCTACGCCGGGCAACCCTGATCGCCTGCGCCTGAGCCAGCTGGGCGACCGCAACGACAACCGCCTCTACCTGGAATACGACGACCTCGGCCGTCTGGCACGCTTGCGCGACAGTAGCGGGCAGATCGAGATCCACTTGCGCTATTGCAGCCAGTGGCCCCAGCGGCTGCTCGCGGTTGATCGTCACTATCCTCAGGCAAATCAGCCCCAGCCCAGCCGGGAAACGCTGGTCAGCTACCGCTATGACGCCAACGGCAACCTGGCCCAGGTTGAAGACGCCCTGGCCCGCCCCACCCGACAGTTCGGCTACGATGGCGGCGCTCGCCTGACCCTGCACCAGACCTACGACGGCCTGCAGTGCTGCTATGAGTGGGCGAGTTTCGACGATGGCTGGCGGGTGGTCCGACACTGGACCAACGAAGGCGACGAGTATCGCTTCGAGTATGACCTTGGCGCGGGCATTACGCGTATCACCGATGGCCTGCAACGGGTCTCGACCCGTCGTTGGAACCCGCAGTACCAGGTCACCTCGTTCACCAATGCGCTGGGCGACACCTGGCACTTCGAGTGGAACGATGAGCGCCAACTGCTCGGCGCCCAGGCGCCCGATGGCGGCCAATGGCAGTACTTTTATGACGAGTCGGGCAACCTGGCCGAAAGCATCGACCCGCTTGGCCGCAGCGAGTCGTTTCAGTGGCTGGAGCACTGGGCCTTGCCGCGCGCGCGCACCGACAGGGCGGGCAATCGTTGGCAGTATCGCTATGACCCGCGTGGCAATCGCACCCGTGAGACCGACCCGCTGGGCCAGGTCACACGCTACCGCTACGACGCGCACGGCCAGGTCGTGGAAATCATCGATGCGGCAGGCAAGCACAAGCAACTGCACTGGAACCCACTGGGCCAACTCAAGCGCTATACCGACTGTTCTGCTGCAACAACCCGCTTCGACTACGATCACCGCGGCCACTTGCAGGTAGTGACCAATGCCTTGGGTGAATGCACTACCTATGAGCGGGATATCCGTGGCTACCTGACTGCCATCGTGCAGCCTGACGGTCGTCGGGAGCACTTCGAGCACGACGCCCTGGGCCGGCTGGTGCGCTACAGCGATACGGGCGGGCAGACCAGCCTCTACAGTTTCAATCGGCAAGGCAAAGCCTGGAAAAGCATCGACCCACTCGGTCACCAGGTGGAGTATCGCTACGATCCCTACGGTCGCTTGAGTGCCCTGAGCAATGCCAACGGCGAGCACTATCGGTTCAGCTGGGACCCGCTCGATCGCTTGATTGACCAGCAAGAGCTGGACGGCGGCGGACGCCGCTACCGCTATGACGCCACGGACAACCTGATCGCGCTGGAGTTTTACCCCTCGCCCGCGTTCGCCGAGGCGACCCCAGCGGCAATCGTCCATCAGTACACCCGCGATGCCGCTGGGCGAATGGTCGGCAAGACCACCGACGATGGTTTTACCGAGTATCGCTACGACGCGTTGGACCAACTGCTGGAAGTGCTCGGCACTGACCGCGACGGCAACACGCAACGGGTAGCGTTCGCCTATGACGCCTTGGGGCAAAACACCGAGGAACACACTGCAGGCGGGGTACTGAGGCGGGTCTACGATGAACTGGGCAATCCCCTGCAAACCCAGTTGCCTGACGGCCGCTGGCTCAATCGGCATTTCTACGGCAATGGCCATCTGCACCACATCAACCTCGATGGCCTGTTGCTCTGCGACTTCGAACGCGACCGCCTGCATCGCGAGACCTTGCGCGTGCAAGGTCGCCTGGCGACGCAAAGCGAGTACGACCGCAGCGGGCGGCTGCACAGACGCCAATCTCGCCAGCTCGACCAAGCCGCCCAGCTGCTGGCGCCGTTCCAGGACAGCTACCAGTGGAGCTTGGCCGATGATCTGGCGGGGCATTTCAGCCAGCAGCCCGGCCAACAGCATCAGCAGTGGCTACGCCACGATGCCGCCGGCCGGATAATCGCTCGTCAGGATGCTCACGATGGCACCCATGAAGCCTTCACCTACGATGCTGCCGCCAACCTGATAGACCCCGCGCAGGCGCCGGCCAAGCCGGTTCGCCATAATCGCCTGAGCCACTACCAGGACAAACGCTACCGCTATGACGCCTTCGGCCGCTTGCTGGAAAAACGCAGCCGTCGCTGGGGCACGCAGCATTTTCACTATGACGCCGAGCACCGCCTGATACGGGTCGACAGCCATCAGGCAGGGCGCGAACGCGTGCTGCGCATGCGCTATGACCCGCTGGGGCGCAGGCTGGAAAAAACCGAGTACGACGGCCAGGGTCAGCTGTTGAACCAGACCTGCTTCACCTGGGAGGGCCAGCGCTTGCTGAGCGAGCGACGCAATGGCCGCGCTAGCGTCTACGTCTATGCCAACGACGGCTTCGAGCCACTTGCGCGCATCGACGGCCAGGGCCAGACGCAGCAGGTCTGCCACTTCCACAACGACGTCAATGGCCTGCCGAACAAGCTGACCGACGACCAGGGCCAGTTGCTCTGGCAAGCAAGCTATCAGGTGTGGGGCAATACCTTGCGCGAGGAGCGCGAGGCGCGCTTCATCGACGAGCAGAATCTGCGCTTTCAGGGCCAATATCTTGATCGCGAAACTGGCCTGCACTACAACCTGCACCGTTACTACGACCCCGATATCGGGCGCTTCACCCAACCGGACCCGATTGGCCTGTACGGTGGCCTGAACCTGTATGCCTATGGGCCCAACCCGTTCACCTGGATCGACCCGCTCGGCCTGGATGGCATCTTCACCAGAACGGTGTTCGAGGCGCCTTCTGGCAATGTGCATACGGTCTATCAGCAGGAGATCGACTGGGACTTGAAGGTCAATACACGTAATGGCGTGAAAACCAACCGTCAGCTGGTGCTGGAAGAGCAGCGCAGCCCGATGATCGTCAAGAACGGCAAGTACGAGGTGGTCCACCTGCACCACTCCAAGCAGAATGGCATCGGATCCTTGTTCGAACTGTCGGCCGATACCCATAATCGGTTCCAAAAGAGCAAGGCGCTGCATCCGCACTTGCCCAATGCTCACCCACACAACCCGGTCAACCGTAGCGCGTTTGACATTGACCGTGAGGCATACTGGAAACAACGTGCCACTGCCTCCATTAAGGGCGGTGGCAAACCAAACCGATGTGGAGCCTGA
- a CDS encoding FMN-binding glutamate synthase family protein, protein MKESLPSRYACLAACLIFTFASIPLLAQHSWLWPFCVITALLSLVGLNDLRQSHHAVRRNYPILGNIRYLIETIRPEIRQYLIEGDDDKLPFSRAQRSLVYARAKNESAEKAFGTLNDVYKTGFEFISHSMLPVQTPDPASFRIRIGGPQCLQPYAASIFNISAMSFGALSANAIAALNKGARLGRFAHDTGEGSISPYHREHGGDLIWEIGSGYFGCRTDEGRFDPQRFAEQARDGQVKMIEIKLSQGAKPGHGGILPGHKVSPEIAATRGVREGEDCISPAAHSAFRTPVELLRFVALLRELSGGKPVGFKFCLGHPWEFMAIAKAMLATGITPDFIVVDGKEGGTGAAPREFSDNIGVPLREGLMFVHNTLVGLNLRDRVRIGAAGKLVSAFDIASVLAIGADWVNSARGFMFAIGCIQSQSCHTNKCPTGVATQDPLRQRALVVPEKAERVASFHRNTLHALAEMLAAAGLEHPSELKPKHLARRISPSEIGLFSQLHTFLKPGELLSGSIESEFYARMWRMARSDSFAPETGESEKAPAVATVRRKQTAPA, encoded by the coding sequence ATGAAAGAGTCGCTCCCCAGCCGCTACGCCTGCCTGGCCGCCTGCCTGATCTTCACCTTTGCCAGTATCCCCTTGCTCGCCCAGCACAGCTGGCTGTGGCCGTTTTGCGTGATCACTGCCCTGCTCAGCCTGGTCGGCCTCAACGACCTGCGCCAGAGCCATCACGCGGTGCGGCGCAACTACCCGATCCTGGGCAACATCCGTTACCTGATCGAAACCATTCGCCCGGAAATCCGCCAGTACCTGATCGAAGGTGATGACGACAAGCTGCCGTTCTCCCGCGCGCAACGTTCACTGGTGTATGCCCGCGCCAAGAACGAGAGCGCCGAGAAAGCCTTTGGCACGCTCAATGACGTCTACAAGACCGGTTTCGAGTTCATCAGCCATTCGATGCTGCCGGTGCAAACGCCGGATCCGGCGTCGTTTCGCATCCGTATCGGCGGGCCGCAGTGCCTGCAACCCTATGCGGCATCGATCTTCAATATCTCGGCGATGAGCTTCGGCGCCCTTAGCGCCAACGCCATCGCCGCCCTGAACAAGGGCGCACGGCTGGGCCGCTTCGCCCATGACACCGGCGAAGGCAGTATCAGCCCCTACCATCGCGAGCACGGCGGCGACCTGATCTGGGAGATCGGCAGTGGCTACTTTGGCTGTCGCACCGACGAGGGCCGGTTCGATCCGCAGCGCTTTGCCGAGCAGGCGCGCGATGGGCAAGTGAAGATGATCGAGATCAAGCTCAGCCAAGGTGCCAAGCCTGGCCACGGCGGGATCTTGCCGGGGCATAAGGTCAGCCCGGAAATCGCCGCCACCCGTGGCGTGCGCGAAGGTGAGGACTGCATCTCGCCGGCCGCCCACAGCGCCTTCCGTACCCCGGTCGAGCTGCTGCGCTTCGTCGCGTTGCTGCGTGAGCTGTCTGGCGGCAAGCCGGTGGGCTTCAAGTTTTGCCTGGGGCATCCGTGGGAGTTCATGGCCATCGCCAAGGCCATGCTGGCCACCGGCATTACCCCGGACTTCATTGTCGTCGACGGCAAGGAAGGCGGCACGGGTGCGGCGCCGCGGGAGTTTTCCGACAATATCGGCGTACCGCTGCGGGAGGGCTTGATGTTCGTGCACAACACCCTGGTCGGCTTGAACCTGCGTGATCGGGTACGCATCGGCGCGGCGGGCAAGCTGGTCAGCGCATTCGATATCGCCAGCGTATTGGCCATTGGCGCCGACTGGGTCAACTCGGCGCGCGGCTTCATGTTCGCCATTGGCTGCATTCAGTCGCAAAGTTGCCATACCAACAAATGCCCGACTGGCGTGGCGACCCAGGATCCTCTGCGCCAGCGTGCGCTAGTGGTGCCGGAGAAGGCCGAGCGCGTGGCCAGCTTCCATCGCAACACCTTGCATGCCCTGGCCGAGATGCTCGCCGCCGCAGGGTTGGAGCATCCCTCTGAGCTCAAGCCCAAGCACCTGGCGCGGCGTATCAGCCCCAGTGAAATTGGCCTGTTCTCGCAGCTGCATACCTTCCTCAAGCCAGGCGAATTGCTCAGTGGCTCGATCGAAAGTGAGTTCTATGCGCGGATGTGGCGGATGGCGCGCAGTGACAGCTTTGCGCCAGAGACGGGAGAGAGTGAAAAAGCGCCAGCCGTGGCTACGGTACGCCGCAAACAAACAGCCCCGGCATAG
- the aguA gene encoding agmatine deiminase has translation MKTLNSTPRADGFHMPAEWAPQTQVWMVWPERPDNWRLGGKPAQAAHVTLAKAIARFEPVTVGVSAGQYENARRQLDVPNIRVVEISNDDAWVRDTGPTFVINDHGEVRGVDWGFNAWGGFDGGLYAPWNRDEELAAKVLEMERCQRYQTEGFVLEGGSIHVDGEGTLITTEECLLNRNRNPHLDREQIEQILREQLAVDTIVWLPDGLYNDETDGHVDNFCCYVAPGEVLLAWTDDSNDPNYARCHAAFEVLKNTRDAKGREFVVHKMPIPGPLFATQEECAGVDQVAGSQERDPSVRLAGSYVNFLIVNGGIIAPSFDDPADAEARAILAKVFPNHEVVMIPGRELLLGGGNIHCLTQQQPAPIKR, from the coding sequence ATGAAAACCCTCAATTCGACCCCGCGTGCCGACGGCTTCCACATGCCAGCCGAATGGGCGCCGCAGACCCAGGTCTGGATGGTCTGGCCGGAGCGCCCTGACAACTGGCGCCTGGGCGGCAAGCCAGCACAGGCTGCGCATGTCACCCTGGCCAAGGCCATTGCCCGCTTCGAGCCGGTGACCGTCGGCGTTTCCGCCGGCCAATACGAGAACGCTCGGCGCCAGCTCGACGTGCCGAACATACGTGTGGTGGAAATCAGCAACGACGATGCCTGGGTGCGCGACACCGGCCCAACCTTCGTCATCAATGACCACGGCGAAGTGCGCGGTGTGGATTGGGGCTTCAACGCCTGGGGCGGCTTCGACGGCGGCCTCTACGCGCCGTGGAACCGCGATGAAGAGCTGGCCGCCAAGGTGCTGGAAATGGAGCGCTGCCAGCGCTATCAGACCGAAGGTTTCGTGCTCGAAGGCGGCTCGATCCACGTCGACGGTGAAGGCACCCTGATCACCACCGAGGAATGCCTGCTCAATCGCAACCGCAATCCACACCTGGACCGCGAGCAGATCGAGCAGATCCTGCGCGAGCAGTTGGCGGTCGATACCATCGTCTGGCTGCCAGATGGCTTGTACAACGATGAGACTGACGGCCACGTCGACAACTTCTGCTGTTACGTCGCCCCAGGTGAAGTGTTACTGGCCTGGACCGATGATTCCAACGACCCCAACTACGCCCGCTGCCACGCGGCCTTCGAGGTGCTGAAAAACACCCGTGATGCCAAAGGGCGCGAGTTCGTGGTGCACAAGATGCCCATTCCTGGACCACTGTTCGCGACGCAAGAAGAGTGCGCCGGGGTCGATCAGGTCGCCGGCAGCCAGGAGCGTGATCCATCGGTGCGCCTGGCTGGCTCCTATGTGAACTTCCTGATCGTCAATGGCGGGATCATCGCGCCGAGCTTCGACGATCCGGCAGATGCTGAAGCTAGAGCGATTCTGGCCAAGGTCTTCCCTAATCATGAAGTGGTGATGATCCCGGGTCGTGAGTTGCTCCTGGGCGGTGGCAATATCCACTGCCTGACCCAGCAGCAACCGGCGCCGATCAAGCGCTAA
- a CDS encoding TonB-dependent receptor, with protein sequence MRAACRLSPVTLGLSLLCSAGVAHAATTTLPELSVTADSERERDNPRVKEVSTATRTSTPVRYVPQAIDTLKTQNVLDYGSSSLGKALEGIPNVSSSADTRFDSVRIRGFDSSNDFYLDGVRDDSQYIRDLHNIERVDVLKGPAAVLYGRGSQGGIVNRVSKVPEHGRRSSIEVQGGSEDLRSLYADLSADPSDNISLRLNLGNQDNNSFRDGIDGSRQLFAPSMSWQLSEDLNWLVQYEYSRFNRTPDRGIPGVNGRPADVGRDTTYGDTQRDFIDDKSQSLRSRLNYQLSDAWQLRHTLSLFQLDSGFDNTYVTAYNASNNTVTRQRWQQDLKTRNLFNNLEAEGNFATWSLEHKLLVGLEFGHQRRDPLLYTAAKPKDGGTLVPSLDLNNPDRNLQHNGRMVVSSNNHSVVDSRGLYLQDQIRLNDQWQILAGVRFDQFEVETTNQIRNLSEKQDSNTTSPRLGVVYSPWQDHSFYASWSKTFSPVGGGLIGITPGAPGNANDTGPELSRQKEIGVKSDWLDDRLTTTLAIYELELYNRRTRDANNPELIQLSGLQRSRGIELTATGNIVGNWYVRGGIGIQDAIIVEDNNGQEGNRINDVAKRNGSLFITWKPELGWYAETGLTLVGERYADNQNTTVLPGYGRWDALAGFRTRDWDVRAALNNIADKTYYASATSAAQIQVGDPRSLVVTGTYNF encoded by the coding sequence ATGCGTGCTGCCTGCCGCCTTTCTCCTGTAACCCTCGGCCTGTCGCTGCTGTGCAGCGCAGGCGTTGCCCATGCTGCTACCACTACCCTGCCGGAGTTGTCGGTCACCGCCGACAGTGAACGCGAGCGTGATAACCCCCGGGTCAAAGAGGTGAGCACCGCGACCCGCACCTCGACCCCGGTGCGTTACGTGCCGCAGGCGATCGACACCCTCAAGACGCAAAATGTGCTGGACTACGGCAGCAGTTCGCTGGGCAAGGCACTCGAAGGCATCCCCAACGTCAGCAGCAGCGCCGACACGCGCTTCGACAGCGTGCGAATCCGCGGCTTCGATAGCAGCAACGACTTCTATCTCGATGGCGTGCGCGACGACAGCCAGTACATTCGCGACCTGCACAACATCGAGCGGGTCGATGTGCTCAAGGGTCCAGCGGCAGTGCTGTATGGCCGGGGCAGCCAGGGCGGTATCGTCAACCGGGTGAGCAAGGTGCCAGAACATGGCCGCCGCTCGAGCATTGAGGTCCAAGGCGGCAGCGAGGACCTGCGCAGCCTGTACGCCGACCTCAGCGCCGACCCTAGCGATAACATCAGCCTGCGCCTGAACCTGGGCAACCAGGACAACAACAGTTTCCGCGACGGTATCGACGGCAGCCGCCAGCTGTTCGCCCCCTCCATGAGCTGGCAGCTGAGCGAAGATCTCAACTGGCTGGTGCAGTACGAGTACAGCCGCTTCAACCGCACACCTGACCGCGGCATCCCGGGTGTCAATGGACGCCCGGCCGACGTTGGCCGCGACACCACCTATGGCGACACCCAGCGCGATTTCATCGACGACAAGAGCCAGTCGCTGCGCTCGCGCCTGAACTACCAGCTCAGCGACGCCTGGCAGCTGCGCCATACCCTGAGCCTGTTCCAGCTCGACAGTGGTTTCGACAACACCTACGTGACCGCCTACAACGCCAGCAACAACACCGTCACTCGCCAGCGTTGGCAGCAGGACCTGAAGACCCGCAACCTGTTCAACAACCTCGAGGCCGAAGGCAACTTCGCCACCTGGAGCCTGGAGCACAAGCTGCTGGTGGGCCTTGAGTTCGGTCATCAGCGCCGCGATCCTTTGCTGTACACCGCCGCAAAGCCTAAGGACGGCGGCACCCTGGTTCCGAGCCTGGACCTGAACAACCCCGACCGTAACCTGCAACACAACGGCCGCATGGTGGTGTCGAGCAACAACCACAGCGTGGTCGACAGCCGCGGCCTGTACTTGCAGGACCAGATCCGCCTGAACGATCAGTGGCAGATCCTCGCTGGCGTGCGCTTCGATCAGTTCGAGGTGGAGACGACCAACCAGATTCGCAACCTGAGCGAAAAACAGGACAGCAACACCACCAGCCCCCGTCTGGGCGTGGTGTATTCGCCATGGCAAGACCATTCGTTCTATGCGTCCTGGAGCAAGACCTTCTCGCCGGTTGGCGGCGGGCTGATCGGCATCACCCCAGGTGCGCCTGGAAATGCCAACGACACCGGGCCAGAGCTCAGCCGGCAGAAGGAAATCGGCGTCAAGAGCGACTGGCTGGATGACCGCCTGACCACCACCCTCGCCATCTATGAACTGGAACTGTACAACCGCCGCACCCGCGACGCGAACAACCCAGAGCTGATTCAACTGAGCGGCCTGCAACGGTCGCGTGGTATCGAGCTGACCGCCACCGGCAATATCGTTGGCAACTGGTACGTGCGCGGCGGGATCGGTATCCAGGACGCGATCATCGTCGAGGACAACAACGGCCAGGAGGGCAACCGGATCAATGACGTGGCCAAGCGTAACGGCAGCCTGTTCATCACCTGGAAGCCAGAGTTGGGCTGGTACGCAGAAACCGGCCTGACCCTGGTGGGCGAGCGTTATGCCGATAACCAGAACACCACGGTGTTGCCGGGCTATGGCCGCTGGGATGCACTGGCAGGGTTCCGTACACGCGACTGGGATGTGCGCGCGGCGTTGAACAATATTGCCGACAAGACCTACTACGCCTCGGCGACCAGTGCGGCGCAGATTCAGGTGGGCGATCCGCGCAGCCTGGTGGTGACCGGTACGTACAACTTCTAA